One Archangium lipolyticum DNA window includes the following coding sequences:
- a CDS encoding ADYC domain-containing protein, which yields MKKYLLAWMCLQIPALAQAATPATAKPQRTAVQVSEAERYARRCQSQAPHRTVKPQGTMLWGTKRSWDTEKTAPEVSSVLVSVDLAPLRQADAGTKALTLEGGRLVASGKGVVGTVLQGTASDGKPVEVAICGAEPAPEDPGMVWYRIEAWNAVAQEWENPCVALDRVPDPRALAVGGVWDASGARQDVPGKLTFACENGAITKCIRWGYKPWERRDGHSLADLHQACTRMARADYCGNGRSHTYQDTAIDMYDRLGVLARTTEAVDGWDPARASFEAAWAPDGATCLARTRDGRALATILEECPNRFQKGAALELGGGDRCMVRRADASPGTALLRNQSYGAP from the coding sequence ATGAAGAAGTACCTGCTCGCCTGGATGTGCCTTCAGATTCCCGCGCTGGCTCAAGCCGCCACTCCGGCCACCGCGAAACCCCAGCGTACGGCCGTCCAGGTGTCCGAGGCCGAGCGCTACGCGCGGCGGTGCCAGTCCCAGGCACCTCACCGCACCGTCAAGCCCCAGGGGACGATGCTGTGGGGCACCAAGCGCAGTTGGGACACCGAGAAGACGGCTCCCGAGGTGAGCAGCGTGCTCGTCTCGGTGGACCTCGCGCCCCTGCGCCAGGCGGATGCCGGGACGAAGGCCCTGACCCTCGAGGGCGGACGTCTGGTGGCCTCGGGGAAGGGCGTCGTCGGCACCGTGCTCCAGGGCACGGCGAGCGACGGCAAGCCCGTGGAGGTGGCCATCTGCGGCGCCGAGCCCGCCCCCGAGGATCCCGGGATGGTCTGGTACCGCATCGAGGCGTGGAACGCGGTGGCCCAGGAGTGGGAGAACCCCTGCGTCGCCCTGGATCGCGTGCCCGACCCCCGGGCGCTCGCGGTGGGCGGCGTCTGGGACGCGAGCGGCGCACGCCAGGACGTCCCGGGCAAGCTCACCTTCGCCTGTGAGAACGGCGCCATCACCAAGTGCATCCGCTGGGGCTACAAGCCCTGGGAGCGCCGCGACGGGCATTCACTGGCCGACCTCCATCAGGCCTGCACGCGCATGGCTCGCGCGGATTACTGCGGCAACGGCCGCAGCCACACGTACCAGGACACCGCCATCGACATGTACGATCGGCTCGGCGTGCTCGCGCGGACGACGGAGGCCGTCGACGGCTGGGATCCCGCGCGGGCCTCGTTCGAAGCGGCGTGGGCTCCCGACGGCGCCACCTGCCTGGCCCGGACCCGCGACGGCCGCGCACTGGCGACGATCCTCGAGGAGTGTCCCAACCGTTTCCAGAAGGGCGCGGCGCTCGAGCTGGGTGGGGGGGACCGCTGCATGGTGCGCCGCGCGGACGCGAGCCCCGGAACGGCGCTGCTGCGCAACCAGTCCTATGGAGCCCCGTAG
- a CDS encoding alkaline phosphatase D family protein yields MARPLITTIGYCTSTTARICVTAKDGLSHARLVFRSGEGAFQSREARLSQPTGSTFLHGTFDLDGLAGSSTVEYAVAVSATPEGLPSLTQLSQSGGLGRFRLLPPPGQPLRIGLVSCNGGYVVSDHGRRHAMWKRLGEVVAAGEVDLLLHMGDQIYADHIREAWQRNDLDDHLTPENEALMQRLRESFRVLYCDTWQRPELASVLGSVPSMMMWDDHDIFDGWGSHDEVTPADRAFFEAARTTFEEFQARLNPPAFSEHSYGFGWVSNGLGFLVLDARTHRSWKDQTIIGRKQWAEVDAWLEAQVPAGLKRLFVVTGVPPLHAKVAAASKLLEKLGFDSFLCDVRDSWMAPNNTEELRKLLNRLFEFRKRSPGTEVTSLSGDVHVGTTARLRSRVPFHKRSDSDLPEITQVVSSGIGSLPPDGLIRKVVELGLGSEAVDMYQDLFSGRLLELPGNPEGRVLFRRNFAVLDPGASGRAGWDPDQNLRVRYYAEGLERPIEQTLLAL; encoded by the coding sequence ATGGCGAGGCCATTGATCACCACCATCGGGTACTGCACCAGCACCACGGCCCGCATCTGCGTCACCGCGAAGGACGGGCTCTCCCACGCCCGGCTCGTCTTCCGCTCGGGGGAGGGCGCGTTCCAGTCACGTGAGGCACGGCTCTCCCAGCCCACCGGCTCCACCTTCCTCCATGGCACGTTCGACCTCGACGGCCTCGCCGGGTCCTCCACGGTCGAATACGCGGTGGCCGTCTCGGCCACACCCGAGGGGTTGCCCTCCCTTACACAGCTCTCCCAGTCCGGTGGGCTCGGCCGTTTCCGGCTGCTGCCTCCACCCGGTCAGCCCCTGCGGATCGGCCTGGTGAGCTGCAATGGCGGCTACGTGGTGAGCGATCACGGCCGGCGTCATGCCATGTGGAAGCGGCTCGGCGAGGTGGTCGCGGCGGGGGAGGTGGACCTGCTCCTCCACATGGGCGATCAGATCTACGCGGACCACATCCGCGAGGCCTGGCAGCGCAACGACCTGGACGACCACCTGACGCCGGAGAACGAGGCGCTGATGCAGCGGCTCCGGGAGTCCTTCCGCGTCCTCTATTGCGACACGTGGCAGCGGCCCGAGCTCGCCTCGGTGCTCGGCTCGGTGCCCTCGATGATGATGTGGGACGACCACGACATCTTCGATGGGTGGGGCTCCCATGACGAGGTGACCCCCGCGGATCGCGCCTTCTTCGAGGCCGCGCGGACGACGTTCGAGGAGTTCCAGGCACGGCTGAACCCGCCCGCCTTCAGCGAGCACTCGTATGGCTTCGGGTGGGTGAGCAACGGACTGGGGTTCCTGGTGCTCGACGCGCGCACGCACCGGAGCTGGAAGGACCAGACCATCATCGGCCGGAAGCAGTGGGCCGAGGTGGATGCGTGGTTGGAGGCGCAGGTGCCCGCCGGGCTCAAGCGGCTCTTCGTCGTCACGGGCGTGCCCCCGCTGCACGCGAAGGTGGCCGCGGCCAGCAAGCTGCTGGAGAAGCTCGGTTTCGACTCGTTCCTGTGCGACGTGCGCGACTCGTGGATGGCGCCCAACAACACCGAGGAGCTGCGCAAGCTGCTCAACCGCCTCTTCGAGTTTCGCAAGCGCTCGCCCGGCACGGAGGTGACATCGCTGAGCGGGGACGTCCACGTAGGGACGACGGCGCGGTTGCGCTCGCGCGTGCCCTTCCACAAGCGCTCCGATTCCGACCTGCCGGAGATCACCCAGGTGGTGTCCAGTGGCATCGGCTCGCTGCCGCCGGACGGCCTCATCCGCAAGGTGGTGGAGCTCGGCCTCGGCTCCGAGGCGGTGGACATGTACCAGGACCTCTTCTCGGGGAGGCTGCTGGAGCTGCCGGGCAATCCGGAGGGACGCGTGCTCTTCCGGAGGAACTTCGCCGTGCTGGACCCGGGCGCGAGCGGCAGGGCCGGGTGGGATCCCGACCAGAACCTGCGCGTCCGGTACTACGCCGAGGGCCTGGAGCGCCCCATCGAGCAGACGCTGCTGGCCCTCTGA